One region of Novipirellula artificiosorum genomic DNA includes:
- a CDS encoding DUF1559 domain-containing protein: MSHPKLRRGFTLVELLVVIAIIGVLVGLLLPAVQAAREAARRMSCSNNVKQLGLAIHNYHSAFSQVPTHGTGTQPGTPDQYYRPSALGNRYRLSTLVPIMPFIEQQALWETISNPNTQRTDGALQDPPWPSMGPTPDDIQYIPWTTEVAALRCPSDPGFGLPALGRTNYAACVGDSSWRVYLGPWNNQRTAKTTAAANHANAAHRGFYKPIDMTRFRDCVDGLSNTIAMGEIATDLGDNDNRTITTESAVNQSAPGAGLTGIRNNPSACKPLIDSERPRYWDPQYFMVSRKLFGRGYRWADHGPLFSGCMTILAPNSEVCGPYNTLGTTLIATMSSRHQGGCHVLMGDGAVKFITDSIEAGNSTAASIWLNNVPGSESPYGLWGALGTRASKETLEGDF; this comes from the coding sequence ATGAGCCACCCAAAGCTTCGTCGCGGGTTCACCTTGGTTGAACTTCTCGTCGTGATCGCAATCATCGGGGTCCTGGTCGGTCTCTTGCTACCAGCAGTCCAAGCCGCCCGCGAAGCGGCTCGGCGAATGAGTTGTAGCAACAATGTCAAGCAGCTCGGGCTTGCGATTCACAACTACCACTCGGCCTTCTCGCAGGTGCCGACTCATGGGACCGGAACTCAGCCAGGAACTCCCGACCAGTATTACCGTCCATCGGCACTGGGAAATCGTTATCGCTTGAGCACGCTCGTGCCAATTATGCCTTTTATCGAGCAGCAAGCACTTTGGGAGACGATTTCCAACCCAAATACGCAGCGAACCGATGGCGCCCTGCAGGATCCCCCGTGGCCATCGATGGGCCCAACCCCGGATGACATTCAATACATCCCATGGACGACCGAGGTCGCTGCCCTTCGCTGCCCAAGTGATCCCGGGTTTGGGCTTCCTGCACTGGGCCGAACCAACTACGCGGCTTGCGTCGGAGATTCCTCATGGCGAGTCTATCTTGGGCCCTGGAATAACCAGCGAACCGCGAAGACAACTGCCGCCGCAAATCACGCAAATGCAGCGCACCGTGGCTTCTACAAACCGATTGATATGACACGATTCCGCGATTGCGTCGACGGATTGTCCAACACGATTGCGATGGGCGAAATCGCAACCGATCTTGGAGATAACGACAATCGAACCATCACCACGGAATCGGCCGTCAACCAAAGTGCTCCCGGCGCCGGGCTGACGGGTATTCGCAACAACCCATCCGCCTGCAAACCCTTGATTGATTCCGAGAGACCACGGTATTGGGATCCTCAATACTTTATGGTCTCGCGCAAACTCTTCGGTCGTGGTTATCGCTGGGCGGACCATGGACCTTTATTCTCGGGTTGCATGACGATCTTAGCTCCGAACAGTGAGGTTTGCGGACCCTACAACACCCTTGGCACCACGCTGATTGCGACCATGTCCAGTCGCCATCAAGGCGGATGCCATGTTTTGATGGGGGATGGAGCTGTCAAGTTCATCACCGATTCCATCGAGGCGGGGAATTCGACGGCGGCCTCGATATGGCTAAACAACGTCCCTGGGTCGGAGAGCCCTTACGGGCTTTGGGGAGCGTTGGGTACACGAGCCAGCAAGGAAACGCTGGAAGGCGACTTCTAA
- a CDS encoding response regulator: protein MQATIQVMLVEDHPEYREVIQLALEDERDLELIAQVGSSERALAVLRQSKQSDMPDLILLDLNLPGISGLEVLPTLHSIIPEDPCAIG from the coding sequence ATGCAAGCAACCATCCAAGTGATGCTGGTGGAAGACCACCCTGAATACCGCGAAGTCATCCAGCTCGCCCTCGAGGATGAACGTGATCTTGAACTGATCGCCCAGGTTGGTTCCTCGGAGCGCGCACTGGCCGTCCTGCGGCAAAGTAAGCAGAGCGACATGCCCGATTTGATTCTGCTCGACCTGAATCTGCCTGGAATCTCTGGCCTGGAAGTTCTTCCCACACTCCACTCCATCATCCCCGAGGATCCTTGCGCAATCGGCTAA
- a CDS encoding alpha-L-fucosidase: MNHVMRFLIILFCSQGVQAAETNKQPARKAAPNTSFEYRFSDDLKQTADSEARLEKWFYDAKFGAFIHFGVYSTLEGEYQGRGTEHRYSEWIQISGQIPAEEYHQVAAKFNPSEFDADQWAKVFKDSGIRYVVITSKHHVEASRRLRVV, from the coding sequence ATGAACCATGTCATGCGATTCCTGATCATCCTCTTCTGCTCGCAAGGGGTCCAGGCGGCCGAAACGAACAAGCAACCGGCTAGAAAAGCCGCGCCGAACACGAGCTTTGAATACCGCTTTTCCGATGACCTGAAACAGACCGCCGATTCGGAAGCGAGACTGGAAAAATGGTTCTACGATGCCAAGTTCGGCGCGTTCATTCACTTCGGCGTCTACTCGACGTTGGAAGGCGAATACCAGGGTCGCGGGACGGAACACCGCTATTCCGAATGGATTCAGATTTCCGGACAGATTCCGGCCGAGGAATACCATCAGGTGGCCGCAAAGTTTAATCCATCGGAGTTCGACGCGGATCAGTGGGCAAAGGTCTTCAAGGATTCTGGCATCCGCTATGTCGTCATCACGTCGAAGCATCACGTCGAAGCATCACGACGGCTTCGCGTTGTTTGA
- a CDS encoding sulfatase family protein gives MLAIKRTVVALLLAILSPLCVGAADRPNIIFIFADDWGYGDLSSHGSTFCQTPHLDQMAKEGIDFANFTVNSPVCSPSRVAVMTGQFPARQSIHQHFAGVTSNRKRGMPDWLDPLGPSLPRMMQDAGYKTGHFGKWHLGGGAGMPTEDQYGYDAYATFNGSKTNDIKKDGLASVDHAVAFIKQNKDQPFFVNLWLHEVHLAHYPLEKYLKQFHDLDEQQRVYASVIAEGDEGVGRVLALLKELAIDEKTLVVFSTDNGPEVTRGEEAKIHHKGDPGLGGYYSVGETGGLKGRKRSLFAGGIRVPLIVRWPGVVPAGQTDKTSVLTAVDLLPTFLEIADGELPDGFVPDGENVFSAFQGEPLQRSKPIFWEWKGGATQDENWPSLGVRDGRWKLILNKELGKRELYDMEKDWAEKVDVSQQNPEIVQKLVQQLDVWKKSLPQAPDPRCCVNPKQTDLKKFKK, from the coding sequence ATGCTTGCCATAAAGCGAACCGTGGTTGCTCTGTTGCTTGCGATCCTCTCTCCGCTTTGCGTCGGGGCTGCGGACAGGCCGAACATCATCTTTATCTTTGCGGATGACTGGGGATATGGAGATCTGAGTAGCCATGGCAGCACGTTTTGCCAAACCCCACATCTAGACCAGATGGCAAAAGAGGGAATCGACTTTGCGAACTTCACAGTCAACAGTCCGGTTTGTTCCCCGAGTCGGGTTGCCGTGATGACAGGACAATTTCCAGCACGGCAAAGCATCCACCAACACTTCGCTGGGGTGACCTCGAATCGGAAACGCGGCATGCCCGATTGGCTTGATCCGCTGGGACCGTCGCTTCCGCGGATGATGCAAGATGCAGGTTACAAAACGGGACACTTTGGAAAGTGGCATCTGGGCGGCGGAGCGGGTATGCCGACGGAAGATCAATACGGCTACGATGCTTACGCTACGTTCAATGGCTCCAAGACCAACGATATCAAGAAAGATGGTTTAGCTTCGGTCGATCATGCAGTCGCTTTCATCAAGCAGAACAAGGACCAGCCCTTCTTTGTCAATTTGTGGCTCCATGAGGTGCATCTCGCGCACTACCCTTTGGAAAAATACCTGAAGCAGTTCCATGACCTCGATGAACAACAAAGGGTCTATGCATCCGTGATCGCGGAAGGCGATGAAGGGGTCGGCCGCGTGTTGGCGCTGTTGAAGGAATTGGCCATCGATGAAAAGACGCTCGTTGTTTTCTCCACGGACAACGGTCCGGAAGTCACTCGCGGTGAAGAGGCAAAAATACACCACAAGGGCGACCCCGGCTTGGGCGGCTACTATTCGGTGGGAGAGACGGGTGGATTGAAGGGACGAAAACGCTCTCTCTTTGCGGGCGGGATCCGAGTGCCATTGATCGTACGTTGGCCGGGAGTCGTGCCAGCTGGTCAAACGGACAAGACATCCGTGCTGACTGCGGTGGATCTGCTTCCCACCTTCCTGGAAATCGCGGATGGAGAGCTGCCCGATGGGTTTGTTCCCGATGGAGAAAACGTGTTCTCCGCTTTCCAAGGCGAACCGCTGCAACGCAGCAAGCCAATCTTTTGGGAATGGAAGGGCGGTGCAACGCAGGATGAAAACTGGCCGTCCCTGGGTGTCCGCGATGGCCGCTGGAAACTGATCCTGAACAAGGAGCTTGGCAAGAGGGAGTTGTACGATATGGAAAAGGATTGGGCCGAAAAGGTGGATGTCTCCCAACAGAATCCCGAGATCGTCCAAAAATTGGTCCAGCAGCTCGACGTCTGGAAGAAGTCGCTCCCTCAGGCACCTGACCCACGTTGTTGCGTGAATCCGAAACAGACAGATCTCAAGAAATTCAAAAAGTAG
- a CDS encoding glycoside hydrolase family 172 protein, with the protein MQTNRIMIAMLSAIALFSSKQGKTQEPIRIESLLHEMVDRDSVARYPTSDFRLKQDSSYNRESKIPEPASANPQGWFANGDFNTEKRQSNLIRIEDNDGRKEWVLMEDTGPGTIVRSWMPWRGQANPKTTTIIRFYLDGASEPVIEGNQFDLFQGKGMIPFPLAHPSLRSAVSFFPIPYAKSCKVTVSEAPFFFQFTYRKYPQGTPVETFTMQAFEAAAPLIKATCQELLHPKTDESGQSVSFNGTLAPGAERTLSLPEGAAAVRALSVKLGSYEVPATTRSVVLKMNFDGKDTVWCPVGDFFGCGIGLHPFEGWYRRVAEDGTMSSRWTMPYQRSGRISIVNLGDQPVEVQLHANVGNWNWDKSSMYFHAGWRGQYPVPTRPFSDWNYITTQGKGVYVGDTLTVMNPVELWWGEGDEKIFVDGEKFPSIFGTGTEDYYAYSWGGRSTDFYEHPFHSQVRSHRYNKLNRNQSDERNTQGYSTEGRTRALDTMPFGRSLQLDMEVWSVTDCDMGYGVGVYWYGFEETTSNRKPDATEALNVPPLPEMSKNTVPAATKKLGSLTPTKTGNQLFPNATEVEQSEIAAKSEGLAAAAQDLTKIKGTWSNSSQLLVRGRQAGDFVELRIPAQGTVAQKLILHATRSHDFGIVRFTVNEQPAGEEVDLYAAKPIPSGPIKLGEFAPVDNAYLLRAEVVGRNPKSKGSFFGLDCVVLFFAVGSTQIIMMENQ; encoded by the coding sequence ATGCAAACGAATCGCATCATGATTGCGATGCTATCTGCAATCGCCTTGTTTAGCTCCAAGCAGGGGAAGACGCAGGAACCGATTCGCATCGAATCACTTCTGCACGAAATGGTCGATCGCGATTCGGTGGCGAGGTATCCGACCTCCGATTTTCGCCTCAAGCAGGACAGCAGCTACAACCGTGAATCGAAAATTCCAGAACCGGCAAGTGCGAATCCCCAAGGCTGGTTCGCCAATGGGGACTTCAACACGGAAAAGCGACAGAGCAACCTGATTCGGATCGAGGACAACGATGGCCGCAAAGAGTGGGTCTTGATGGAGGATACGGGGCCAGGAACGATTGTGCGGTCGTGGATGCCGTGGCGAGGTCAGGCGAACCCCAAAACAACGACGATCATTCGGTTCTACTTGGACGGAGCCAGCGAACCGGTCATCGAAGGGAACCAGTTTGATCTGTTTCAGGGCAAGGGCATGATTCCCTTTCCGCTGGCTCACCCTTCGTTGCGTTCCGCTGTTTCGTTCTTCCCGATCCCGTATGCAAAGAGCTGCAAAGTCACGGTCTCCGAAGCCCCATTCTTCTTCCAATTCACCTATCGCAAGTATCCTCAGGGGACTCCCGTCGAGACCTTTACGATGCAGGCATTCGAGGCGGCCGCGCCGTTGATCAAGGCGACCTGCCAGGAGCTGTTGCATCCGAAAACGGATGAATCAGGCCAATCCGTTTCGTTCAACGGAACGCTCGCACCGGGTGCGGAACGAACCCTTTCTCTGCCCGAGGGAGCTGCGGCCGTTCGCGCATTGTCAGTCAAGCTTGGCAGCTATGAAGTTCCTGCGACAACTCGCTCGGTTGTGTTGAAGATGAACTTTGATGGGAAGGATACCGTTTGGTGTCCTGTGGGCGATTTCTTCGGATGTGGTATCGGATTGCATCCCTTTGAAGGATGGTATCGTCGCGTCGCGGAGGACGGAACGATGTCATCCCGCTGGACCATGCCGTACCAGCGGTCGGGTCGCATTTCGATCGTCAACCTGGGTGATCAACCGGTGGAGGTGCAGCTCCACGCCAACGTCGGCAATTGGAACTGGGACAAGTCGTCCATGTATTTTCATGCCGGGTGGCGCGGCCAATATCCCGTTCCAACGCGTCCATTTTCCGATTGGAACTACATCACGACCCAAGGAAAAGGCGTTTACGTTGGCGACACGCTAACCGTTATGAATCCCGTCGAATTATGGTGGGGCGAAGGTGACGAGAAGATCTTTGTCGACGGTGAGAAGTTCCCATCGATTTTTGGAACCGGCACCGAAGACTATTACGCCTATTCATGGGGTGGACGGAGTACCGACTTCTACGAGCACCCCTTCCATAGCCAGGTGCGATCGCATCGCTACAACAAACTGAATCGCAATCAATCTGACGAACGCAACACGCAGGGCTACAGCACGGAGGGGCGTACCCGAGCGCTCGACACCATGCCTTTCGGCCGTTCCTTGCAATTGGATATGGAAGTCTGGTCCGTCACCGATTGCGACATGGGCTACGGCGTGGGTGTCTATTGGTATGGCTTCGAGGAGACCACATCGAACCGAAAGCCCGACGCCACCGAGGCGCTCAACGTGCCCCCGCTGCCAGAGATGTCAAAAAACACGGTGCCGGCAGCTACGAAAAAGCTTGGCTCTCTGACGCCGACCAAAACGGGTAACCAGCTCTTCCCGAACGCAACCGAGGTGGAGCAATCGGAGATCGCCGCCAAGTCAGAAGGGTTGGCCGCTGCAGCCCAGGATCTGACCAAAATCAAGGGGACTTGGAGCAATTCCAGTCAGTTGTTAGTGCGGGGCCGACAGGCCGGAGACTTTGTCGAACTGCGAATTCCAGCTCAAGGGACGGTTGCCCAGAAGTTGATCCTTCACGCCACGAGGAGTCATGACTTTGGAATCGTTCGTTTCACGGTCAATGAACAGCCGGCGGGCGAGGAGGTGGATTTGTACGCGGCGAAACCCATCCCATCGGGGCCGATCAAGCTGGGCGAGTTCGCCCCGGTCGACAATGCCTATCTGCTCCGTGCGGAAGTCGTTGGTAGGAATCCGAAAAGCAAAGGTTCCTTTTTCGGTCTCGATTGCGTCGTTCTCTTCTTCGCCGTCGGCTCAACACAAATCATCATGATGGAAAACCAATGA
- a CDS encoding arylsulfatase: MITLKVTVQFMTYGFVLLAFAGSVSAESLSGSRPNVILVMTDDQGYGDLGCHGNPILKTPNLDQLSREAIRFTDFHVSPFCTPTRAALMTGNHPGYSGAYRTSSGRTMLHRDEKTLANLFGDNGYATGMVGKWHLGDNAPHRPQDRGFQDVVWHRCGGIGQASDHWGNDYFDDTYERNGKFEKFEGYCTDVWFREGIRFVEQNQDKPFFLYLALNAPHGPYRVPEQWAKPYLGNKAVANPNFYGMIANIDHNLGILRRRISELGLAENTILIFMTDNGTAAGGKFQGLDSKPLVGFNAGMRGKKSSVFDGGHRVPFFMYWPQGGLRGGKEIETLAAHIDVLPTLADLCDIPVPEAYQPDGVSLKPLLQPSGQPWMRDHHVLQFHGGAGAKTLPSKPFAYSVVMTQRWRLVNSDGEGLYDIQADPAQSNDVAKEHPEVMTKLRAHYAPFWEKVSPRLTAVRIDVGSPAENPTVLCSQDWYLPSGNPPWNFQAISKLPRVTGPWMLEVKQAGRYRLTLRQYPKQANQPVIAVNAKIEVAGQTQTLPVEPNSKGVVFEVDLPAGPTELVTWLYDKHGKAGGAYFTEVEAIH; encoded by the coding sequence ATGATCACTCTAAAAGTCACTGTGCAATTTATGACCTACGGATTTGTCCTGCTGGCCTTCGCTGGTTCCGTGTCTGCGGAATCACTTAGCGGTTCACGCCCGAATGTTATCCTCGTGATGACGGACGATCAGGGGTACGGCGATCTGGGCTGTCATGGAAATCCGATACTGAAGACGCCCAATCTTGATCAGCTCAGTCGAGAAGCGATCCGCTTCACCGATTTCCATGTCAGCCCGTTCTGCACGCCGACGCGTGCGGCACTCATGACCGGCAACCACCCGGGATACTCGGGCGCCTACCGCACCAGTTCGGGACGCACGATGCTGCACCGGGACGAAAAGACCCTTGCAAATCTTTTCGGCGACAACGGATACGCCACCGGCATGGTTGGTAAGTGGCACCTCGGTGACAACGCCCCGCACCGACCCCAGGACCGAGGTTTTCAGGATGTCGTTTGGCATCGTTGCGGTGGAATTGGTCAAGCTTCTGACCACTGGGGGAACGACTACTTCGATGACACTTACGAACGGAATGGAAAGTTTGAGAAGTTCGAGGGCTATTGCACGGATGTCTGGTTTCGGGAGGGGATCCGTTTTGTGGAACAGAACCAAGACAAGCCGTTCTTTCTCTACCTGGCGCTCAACGCGCCGCATGGCCCGTACCGTGTGCCGGAACAATGGGCAAAGCCCTATCTGGGAAACAAAGCGGTAGCGAACCCAAACTTCTACGGCATGATCGCGAACATCGATCACAACTTGGGGATTTTGCGACGACGAATCAGCGAACTTGGGCTGGCCGAGAATACGATCCTGATTTTCATGACGGACAATGGGACGGCCGCAGGCGGGAAATTCCAGGGCTTGGATTCGAAACCACTCGTCGGCTTTAACGCCGGCATGCGAGGCAAGAAGTCGTCGGTCTTTGATGGCGGCCATCGCGTGCCGTTCTTCATGTATTGGCCGCAGGGTGGCTTAAGGGGTGGCAAAGAGATCGAGACACTCGCAGCCCACATCGACGTGCTGCCAACCCTGGCGGATCTCTGCGATATTCCGGTCCCAGAAGCTTACCAACCGGACGGCGTCTCTTTGAAACCGCTGCTGCAACCCTCGGGCCAGCCGTGGATGCGGGATCATCACGTGTTGCAGTTTCATGGCGGTGCGGGGGCCAAAACGCTGCCTTCCAAACCGTTCGCGTATTCGGTCGTCATGACGCAGCGCTGGCGACTGGTGAATTCCGATGGGGAAGGGTTGTATGATATCCAGGCTGATCCCGCCCAAAGCAACGACGTCGCGAAAGAGCATCCTGAGGTCATGACCAAGTTGCGTGCTCATTATGCCCCGTTTTGGGAAAAGGTATCGCCTCGGTTGACTGCGGTTCGGATCGATGTTGGAAGTCCCGCAGAGAATCCGACCGTCCTCTGTTCGCAGGATTGGTACCTGCCCAGCGGAAACCCTCCGTGGAATTTCCAGGCGATCAGCAAGCTGCCGCGAGTCACAGGCCCGTGGATGCTCGAAGTCAAACAGGCGGGCCGTTACCGGCTCACGCTTCGACAATATCCCAAACAAGCCAACCAACCTGTGATCGCCGTCAATGCGAAAATCGAAGTCGCCGGACAGACGCAAACGTTGCCGGTGGAACCTAACAGCAAAGGCGTCGTTTTTGAAGTCGATCTTCCCGCCGGTCCTACGGAATTGGTGACCTGGCTCTATGACAAGCATGGAAAAGCGGGTGGAGCCTATTTCACGGAAGTCGAGGCGATTCATTGA
- a CDS encoding alpha-L-fucosidase — protein sequence MFDSMVSDYNIVDYTPFKRDIIKELSEACHRQGLRFGVYYSQAQDWDEPDAPLIVPSKEKFRWDVHLPVCRVHVCTRMISGRSIVYKSGSPTEFGG from the coding sequence TTGTTTGATTCCATGGTCAGCGACTACAACATCGTCGACTACACCCCGTTCAAACGGGACATCATCAAGGAGTTGAGCGAAGCGTGCCACCGACAGGGTTTGAGGTTCGGCGTCTACTACTCGCAGGCACAGGACTGGGACGAACCGGATGCGCCCCTGATTGTTCCAAGCAAGGAAAAGTTTCGATGGGATGTTCATCTTCCTGTGTGTCGCGTGCATGTGTGTACGCGGATGATCTCGGGGCGCAGTATCGTTTATAAAAGTGGCTCTCCCACGGAATTTGGTGGGTAG
- a CDS encoding sulfatase family protein, with protein MNCDEKLLLGIALLSVCLSVPELKAADRPNIVVVLCDDLGYGDLECYGHPQIKTPHLNQLAKEGIRFTNFYSAAPVCSPSRVGLLTGRSPNRAGVYDFIPGGRNIYMRSSEVTLPQLLKQAGYATCMSGKWHCNGKFNSSEQPQPDSAGFDHWFGTQNNASPSHENPNNFARNGEAVGPLTGFSCQLVVDEAVNWLKGQQEKAPQQPFFMYVAFHEPHEPVASPNDLVEHYSPMAKNEDEAQYFANVANVDVAVGRLMAALQDLNVDSNTFVVFTADNGPETLKRYSRARRSFGRATPLRGMKLWTTDAGFRVAGIMRWPERIEADQVVNHPVSSLDFLPTFCQLAGATPPADLVLDGTSFLPALENNAPLRPKPLLWIYYNALNERRVAMRDGDWKVLAKLNIGKFVNVSTDNEAEVKAAELSDFQIFRITDDIGESKDLSSSMPEKLAELTQRMKVHYRELLSGSHIWDGD; from the coding sequence ATGAACTGCGACGAGAAGCTTCTCCTTGGCATCGCCCTACTCTCCGTCTGCCTTAGCGTTCCAGAGCTTAAGGCTGCTGATAGGCCAAATATCGTGGTTGTCTTGTGTGATGACCTGGGGTACGGGGATCTTGAATGCTATGGCCATCCTCAGATCAAGACGCCGCACCTCAACCAGTTGGCGAAGGAAGGCATACGCTTCACCAACTTCTACTCTGCTGCACCGGTTTGTTCCCCCTCACGCGTCGGATTGTTGACGGGACGTAGTCCTAATCGGGCCGGTGTCTATGACTTCATTCCCGGAGGGCGCAACATTTACATGCGATCCTCGGAGGTCACCCTCCCTCAGCTGTTGAAGCAGGCGGGGTATGCAACCTGTATGTCGGGTAAATGGCACTGCAACGGAAAGTTCAATTCATCTGAACAACCTCAGCCGGACAGCGCAGGTTTCGATCATTGGTTTGGTACCCAGAATAATGCCAGTCCCTCTCACGAGAATCCAAACAACTTTGCCCGCAACGGAGAGGCTGTCGGCCCGCTCACGGGATTCAGCTGTCAGTTGGTCGTGGATGAGGCTGTCAATTGGCTCAAGGGTCAGCAGGAGAAGGCCCCCCAGCAACCGTTTTTTATGTATGTGGCCTTTCATGAACCTCACGAACCCGTTGCCTCGCCGAACGATCTGGTGGAGCACTACAGCCCAATGGCCAAGAATGAGGATGAGGCCCAGTACTTTGCGAACGTTGCCAATGTCGATGTGGCTGTCGGCCGGTTAATGGCTGCATTGCAGGACTTGAATGTCGACTCGAATACCTTCGTTGTCTTTACCGCCGACAACGGTCCCGAGACACTGAAGCGATACTCCCGAGCACGGCGTTCCTTCGGTAGAGCGACGCCCTTGCGTGGCATGAAGCTGTGGACCACGGATGCAGGTTTTCGGGTGGCTGGTATCATGCGTTGGCCAGAGCGGATCGAGGCCGATCAGGTTGTGAACCATCCGGTTTCTTCGCTGGACTTTTTGCCCACTTTTTGCCAGCTAGCCGGGGCCACGCCACCGGCCGATTTGGTGTTGGACGGAACCAGTTTTCTGCCGGCACTCGAAAACAATGCCCCGTTGCGTCCGAAGCCGTTGCTTTGGATCTATTACAATGCCCTCAACGAGCGCCGGGTGGCGATGCGAGATGGTGATTGGAAAGTTTTGGCCAAGCTCAACATCGGTAAGTTCGTCAATGTGTCTACCGACAACGAAGCGGAGGTCAAGGCGGCGGAGTTGTCTGATTTTCAAATCTTCAGGATCACGGACGATATTGGTGAGAGCAAGGATTTATCCTCATCGATGCCGGAGAAGCTGGCGGAACTCACGCAACGGATGAAGGTGCATTACCGAGAGTTGCTTAGCGGTTCGCATATCTGGGATGGAGATTAG
- a CDS encoding sensor histidine kinase has translation MRRMCLFLFVIPCYPGGLNAQAEVDQTGPIATGPIQTKSIQLDEGISRLGGLTRSQLEYRLAEIDEQLQRLCPISLRSGVGAVGSRTAVGPEAWRSEWFQIELDGASPIDQIVLVPTIWRDTRAGLRADGFPLEFRIVVGSKGDSTGTVVARYTEKDGLLPRIAPLVVPCPSIVASWVRVEALRLSPRLWDDQYVLQLSEVLVFSGQENVALNQNVVASSGMRFEGETRHKRFLVDGFVPYLMDAKEGEKSIAFRKQGEMDDNPNRPLSAITDGRNFHGAILPTRDWINDLAARHKLETDRPLVIAELNRHYSRQASHLTRMTWLAALAIVGIGLTIFIDFIIRSRQLAKIKERFAADLHDELGANLHVIGLLGDLAQDAVDSPEKLKRLLQRIRVMTERSGTAVQFCTNTLDAKGLYTELLADMQRTTQRIMADQEGELRFRGNEESLRRLKPRTRADLFLFYKECLVNISRHSEATQFSAHLEAKPNDLTLIVCDNGHGLVDSPGDGVPPSLMRRARLIGAQVTVTHPERGGACVKLQLRIRKAWRQK, from the coding sequence ATGCGACGAATGTGTCTCTTCTTGTTTGTGATTCCCTGTTACCCAGGTGGGCTCAATGCACAGGCGGAAGTGGACCAGACAGGTCCGATTGCGACAGGGCCGATTCAAACCAAGTCGATACAGTTGGACGAAGGGATATCGCGTCTCGGCGGACTGACCCGGTCGCAATTGGAGTATCGCCTGGCAGAGATTGACGAGCAGCTTCAGCGTTTGTGCCCGATCAGTTTGCGCAGTGGGGTTGGCGCGGTCGGCAGTCGAACCGCAGTCGGTCCCGAGGCGTGGAGGTCCGAGTGGTTTCAGATCGAGCTGGACGGTGCGTCTCCAATCGACCAGATCGTACTGGTGCCAACGATTTGGCGTGATACGAGAGCCGGACTCCGAGCCGATGGCTTTCCCTTGGAGTTCCGAATCGTTGTTGGCAGCAAAGGAGATTCCACCGGAACGGTCGTTGCCCGTTACACCGAGAAGGATGGTTTGCTGCCGCGTATCGCACCGCTTGTCGTGCCTTGCCCATCCATCGTTGCTTCCTGGGTGCGGGTTGAAGCCCTTCGATTGTCACCACGCCTTTGGGATGATCAGTATGTGCTTCAATTGTCGGAGGTGCTGGTTTTCAGCGGTCAGGAGAATGTTGCGCTGAATCAGAACGTCGTCGCTTCATCCGGCATGCGTTTCGAAGGTGAAACGCGGCACAAAAGATTTCTTGTCGATGGATTCGTTCCCTATCTGATGGACGCCAAAGAAGGGGAAAAGAGCATCGCATTTCGAAAGCAAGGCGAGATGGATGACAATCCCAATCGACCGTTATCGGCAATCACCGATGGTCGAAATTTCCATGGTGCGATTTTGCCAACGCGCGATTGGATCAATGACTTGGCAGCGCGTCATAAGTTGGAGACCGATCGCCCCCTCGTCATTGCGGAATTGAATCGTCACTATTCGCGCCAAGCGTCGCACCTAACGCGCATGACCTGGTTGGCCGCGTTGGCCATCGTCGGGATCGGCCTGACGATTTTTATCGACTTCATCATCCGCAGCCGTCAGTTGGCGAAAATAAAGGAACGTTTTGCCGCGGACCTTCACGATGAACTGGGAGCGAACTTGCATGTGATTGGTCTGCTGGGGGATCTCGCGCAAGACGCCGTGGATTCCCCAGAAAAGCTCAAACGGCTGCTTCAGAGGATCCGCGTGATGACGGAGCGATCCGGCACTGCGGTCCAGTTCTGCACCAACACGCTGGATGCCAAGGGGCTCTACACGGAGTTGCTGGCGGACATGCAACGAACCACTCAGCGAATCATGGCCGACCAGGAAGGCGAGTTGCGTTTTCGAGGAAACGAAGAATCGTTGCGACGGCTGAAACCTCGAACGCGGGCCGACCTGTTCCTGTTCTATAAGGAATGCTTGGTCAACATTAGCCGCCACAGCGAGGCGACACAGTTCTCCGCACACCTGGAAGCCAAACCAAATGATCTCACTCTGATCGTCTGCGATAACGGGCACGGCTTAGTCGATTCACCCGGCGACGGTGTTCCTCCGTCACTGATGCGTCGGGCGAGATTGATCGGAGCCCAGGTCACCGTTACGCATCCCGAACGGGGTGGGGCCTGTGTCAAGCTCCAATTGCGAATACGAAAAGCGTGGCGTCAAAAATAG